CTTGTTCTAATAGGTTTAGTAGGTTCATTAGGTCTCCTGTTTTAAAAACATCTGGCATCTGGCAGAGCATCCGTAAAATGTTATTCTAACGCCAATATCCTTATGCCAGATATATGTGGCAGTATCTGGCAAAATTGATAAAACCTATGCCAGATTGCCACTTTATGCCAGATACATGTGGCATTAGAAAAACCTGATAGAAACAGCATTTTCTAAAAGTTTGCCAGATTGCCACTTGTTTTTAAAAATAGAGTTTTTAGTCGTGTTTTATCTTCCTGTGTTATAAAAACACCACGCTTGTTTTGTGTGCGGGTTGCTGTCTGTAGTTTTAGTTTACTTCTTAAAATTCGTCCCAATTCAACGGGTTTTATAAAAAGTCCAGTTTCGCTTAAGTAATTTTGCAAATCTTGAGTTAAAACAATGTTGCTGCCGTTTTTCTCCTGCAGGGCAAGGATAGCCTTTGCTATCTCCCTTGTCGTCTCATCAAAATTGAGCGTGTTTACAACCTTCAAATGCGTCCTTTTTAAATACTCCCCAACGACTATTGCCCTTTTTATGTTTAGTTCATCAACAACCTTTTTGTCTTCCAAGATTGTAAAAATCAATGCCAACTTCAAAACTTGAATGTCCAATTTTGCTAAAAAACTTAAAGAGAAACCCTTATCCTTTTCTTCACTGAGTTTGCTATACCAGTCAACATAAACACTCCTTGCCATGTCTGTCATTTGTATCGTTATGCTAATGGTGTTGTTTATTAGCCGCTCATACAGCTCTTTTATCTTTTTGCGGTTTTCAATGCTTATAGTGGCATCTGTTAAAACAGGTAAATCATTGTCAGGGGTAAAAAAGAAACAGAAGCGTTGCAGGAAACCGTTGTAAAAGTCTTCTTCAGAAAAAGCCTTTTTAAGCACTTCTGGTTGAATGGTTCCAAAGATAGAGACTAAAGCATTTGGGATAAAGATGGTCTCTCTTGTTATACGGTTGATTTTCCATGCGCCGCCATCATAGGCGCTTAACAGCTTCTCTTTTGTTCCACTTTCTTTCTGTTTGTATTTGTCCATACCCAACAAGAAGCTGGCAAGCTCATCAGTATAGAGTAAAATTCCATTCTCGTTGCCCTGCAGGGCTATGGATAATGCTTCAATTGTAGTGTCTTCTACGATTAGTTGACGATATACTGGTGGCTCTGCAATAAAGCCGTTTTTCTTGTTTTCTGCTGCTTGTCTGCTGTATTCATTGAGTTCTCTTTTGTATCTCTTATAGTTTTCCTTTTCCAATTCAAATAGTCCTTCTAATATGGATTTTGTAGCTGGTGATTTACCTGTTCCAGATTGTCCAATCAGTATAGTCCAGATATTAGGATGAATGCGTTTGTTGGTTTTTACTTCAAGTGTCCATCTCTTTCCTGCCGCAGCACCTATGGCTGTCAAAAATGCACTAATAGGCACGGCAGGAGAAACACCAAATGCTTTTGCAAATTCACGCATAATCTCATCATAAGGGTATGGCATAACATCTGGGAAGCTGTCGTAAGTTATAAGGTCTGGGTTTTCAATTAGACTTTCCACTTTTCTTTCAGATATTTTGGTGGTATAATCAAAATAAGATGGTTTGTGGGGGGTTGCAAGCCCCTCTACTTTTCCCATTTCTACCTCCCTCCTGCTGTGATTTTGCTGTTATTAACAAGCTTTTCAAACTCATCTGCATCAATAAACAGTTTGCCACCTATTTTTCTGAAGATTTGCTTATATTTGCCTGCCCACTTCCATGCATAAAGCGTTGACGGTTTAAATGGAATACCTGCTGCCTTTAGCTCCTTTTCGTTGCTTACAGATACGAGTTTCATGGGTTTGCCTCCTTTTCTTTTGTTTTTTCAGCCAGTTTGAAAAATTCATCAATATCAACAAAAACACGCCCACCGATTTTTACAAAAAGTTCAGGGTATTTGCGCTGATGACGCCAAAAATATAAGGTTGATTTTTTAAAATGAATGCCGTTTGCCTTTAACTGTTGCTGGTCTTTTAGTGGTATTAATTTCATTTTACACCCCCTTCAAAACTTTTTTGTAATTTTAGGTCTTTTATGGTATATTTTTAATGGGCATTTCCCGTGTTTATGTTATTTTTTATAACAGGAAAGTGTTGCAATGAAACCCATAAAATTGTTTGAAAATGTTGATAGAGAAAGCGGTTATGAAGAATACGAAAAATTCAAAAGGTTATATAATTTCCTCAATTTTTTTGCAGATAAAATTATAATGAGACATGGAGACATTCCAAAAATTGAGTTATACTTTAGAACCAACGGCAAAGACCCACAGCCTGCATTGGATTATTTAAAACAGATTATCAATGATTTCTCGTCTCTCATAGGATATTCCTTGTTAAATCCAAAAAAATTAACTTTGGATAAATTGAAAAAGCATCTTGTTATTGACATATATCACATTCACAATGATAAGTGGCTATTTTTGTCAGTTCTAATATACAATGAAAGAACATACAAAATAAGGCTAAAAATAATCGAAGAGATAGAAAAGCAATACGACGACTATCTATTTGATGCAAGTCTCTACAACTATGCATTTATAGACAAAGAAAAAGGATATAAAATATATGGCAACGAAATATCAGGATGGGATCGTAAAGAATTTAAAATAAAGAGATTAAGAAAAGTAATAATAGACATCAATAAGGGTTATAATGAGTTGAAACAAAGCTGGAAAAATTTTTACGATGAATTTGTTAGATATGCAAATAGGGTAAAAGTGTTGCGTGAATTAAAAGATACTCTGATGCAAAAGGGATTGATAGATAGTAATTTTAATCTGCAGAAGGGAAAACATTTTTATGAAGTAAAAAAAGCTACAGAAGTCTTCTTTAAAGGAAAACTGAAACACATACACATATGCCCTGTTTGTGGCAAAGTATTTACAAGCAACAGAAGTCATCAGTTTTTGTGTTCTCAAAACTGCAGAAGGTATAAATCAATGGTTATCAAACCCGCCTTAGTTGACATATATCACAGAGTAAGAGATAATATAAAAGACTATGACGATGCATATATTGAGTTTTTTCGTCAAGCAAAACTCTGGCAGAAAGAAAGAGAGCAAAAACACAAAAGCGGCAGAAAAGTTAAACAGATATTCGATATTGAGCGTATAGCAAGAGTCATTTGGCGAGAATTGGAAAAAGAAATTAATTGATTTTTCTCCTGCCATGTCAAATAAACGAAACACCTACATAAAACTTCCTTTGAGATAGGCAGGGCAATTAAAAAAACAAGTTGGTCAAAACAAAAAACTACCTTGGCAATGCAAAAATAACTCCCGTTTAAAAAGGGCTTACATATCCCAAAGATTACCTTTTCTATTCTTTATACAACTTTTTAGCTTCTTGTCAAAGGTTGCAATAACATCAGTGTCAGAATAAGAACACAGTAAAGAATCTACAAAATCCAAGTTTGTGTTTTTAAATGTTTCTAAAGCATTGATAACCTTACTTTTGCCCGAGATAAATACATTGGGACTACGAACAAGCAATAATAAAGTGTCTGCCGTGTCTTTTCTTGGTATTTTATAGACGCCTATTAACACATAAACAATTTCAGCTAAAACCTCGTTTGGTATATAAACGGTATTATTCTTAATTATCTCTTCAGTTTTGTTCGCTTGCTCAACATTATCGTTCATAAGAAATCTTATTACGATATTGGCATCTAATATTATCATTGCAAATTACTCCATTTTTCCTTC
This genomic stretch from Hippea alviniae EP5-r harbors:
- a CDS encoding DUF3987 domain-containing protein, giving the protein MGKVEGLATPHKPSYFDYTTKISERKVESLIENPDLITYDSFPDVMPYPYDEIMREFAKAFGVSPAVPISAFLTAIGAAAGKRWTLEVKTNKRIHPNIWTILIGQSGTGKSPATKSILEGLFELEKENYKRYKRELNEYSRQAAENKKNGFIAEPPVYRQLIVEDTTIEALSIALQGNENGILLYTDELASFLLGMDKYKQKESGTKEKLLSAYDGGAWKINRITRETIFIPNALVSIFGTIQPEVLKKAFSEEDFYNGFLQRFCFFFTPDNDLPVLTDATISIENRKKIKELYERLINNTISITIQMTDMARSVYVDWYSKLSEEKDKGFSLSFLAKLDIQVLKLALIFTILEDKKVVDELNIKRAIVVGEYLKRTHLKVVNTLNFDETTREIAKAILALQEKNGSNIVLTQDLQNYLSETGLFIKPVELGRILRSKLKLQTATRTQNKRGVFITQEDKTRLKTLFLKTSGNLANF
- a CDS encoding PIN domain-containing protein; this encodes MIILDANIVIRFLMNDNVEQANKTEEIIKNNTVYIPNEVLAEIVYVLIGVYKIPRKDTADTLLLLVRSPNVFISGKSKVINALETFKNTNLDFVDSLLCSYSDTDVIATFDKKLKSCIKNRKGNLWDM